The genomic region CATACCGAGGGACCATCTGCCCCAGGCTCTTGATGTCTTCGTTTTCTCAGCAGACATGCTACTCATTTCTGCCAGCATGCTCATGACAAAATTGGGGTCATAacactgggagctgagctgcaagaaaataaactcCTCAGTGCCCCAGAGTTTATGAGAAGGGATGCAGCATCTTGACAACACTATAGAGCAGTTaaatcacaaagaaaacaagataatTTTATGCTGTTTCTACTTTAGCCCAGGCAGAGCTAGATTACAGCAAGTCTTGACAATCCTCAAACAGGtttatttctgttaattaaaaagtaaGCTACggaaacagttaaaaatatgaaattgttGGCAGAATGAATCCATATCCATGTCCTTTACTGCTCACCTATTACTCTTATCCTGAATATTTCTTCTATTTAATACTGTACACTTAGATGGAGGAATAGGTACTGATGGTCTTAAGTCCCTTCTTCCCACCTGCAGGGCTGCTGtaacagaaaaagcaatgtCCTATGCTAATACCTAGCTACAGGAACTCAGCAGGCAGCCTCTAAACCACTAATCTGCACATAATCTGGCTGTACCTTTGAGCAGCACTACAAAGGCAAAGCAGGGGTATTCATCCTCAAGTGCATTTGAGTATTGGCTGGGATATCATATAGGTTCCTTAAGATCGCTGTTTCCTGAATAGTAGCAAGTCCACACATATGAAGATTGGGAGGTTTTTGTGCAATTTGATTTACTTTATTGAGTAATAGTCTGATAGCTACAATGATGAATTAGAatagggaaaacaaacaaacaaacaaacaaaaaacccaagcccaaaCAACACCCTCCAAAAAACCCCGAATCTGTATTTCCCCACATTTTGGGAGACAAGCTGAATAAAACATTCTACACTGTAGAAGACAGCTGTAACTGCTGATATCCATGTTCTGACATTGGAACTCAGCAACTGCAAGTCTGCAGCATACAGTCCTAAAGCCTCAACCAAAAGAGGCTTAATAGTAATAACATGGATATATCACCACTGGGAAGATGTTAACATGTTAACAAAGATTCTGGGATACCAATCTGGTATAATTAGCAACATACTGGGTTCCTATAAAAGATGTGGCATTTTTCGTTAAGGTCAGCTTTTGGAGAACTctgaaaaaacatgttttaaactGATTAATTACAGTATTCCTTTGCAGAAAAGCACAAGAACtatatttcaataaaaatgaaTACATGATCACTTTTTCTGACTAGATTTGATTAGTTGCATAACTTTGGCAAGATTATCACAGTGTGATCCAGTTAAGCTTTCAGGATTATACGAACACCAGCACCAAATTAATCTTGGAGTCAGACAACTGAGATACTTATGCACTCTCATATGTCTCTGACCAATTCTGCAATCTCTCCCGGTCCCACAGCTTCAGTTAGCATTTGATAATTAGTGCAGTATTTTATGTCATTGACAAAGCAACACAATCTGGACAGAATCCTGGCTTCTTTCTCCTTGCAATAATAGCATGCCACCTTGTTGAAACCCCAAGGATACAAGCTAGGATTACTCTACATAAAGTCTCTCTTTGTGGCATCTGAAATAAAACCCTTTCCCCCAGAACTGCCACTGTTTTGATAGTGAATTCCATGCTGAGCTGTACAACTGGTTACTCAGTTCTTTGGCTGATTTTAAGAATTGTGTTTAAAAGTTAGTCTGCATTAGATGCATTTAGGAAAGATATTTATACCTGGTATTGGTACTCTTTCAAATACTCTTTTAGCCTTGTTGGTAATGGCAGCTCCCAAACCTGATTTGTACATTTGTTTATAGTTATTCTGCAGTAGTGTTGCAGAGATGGAGCGGATGTATAGAGAGGTTTGTTCAAGTAAAGATGAACTGTTCCATTTGAAGGTGTTTCAGTTCTGTCCTTGCACATAAGAACATAGTACTCAATCAAATGCACAACACTGTTGAACTGTTTAAGTCTAGATCTGACACAAGTGATAGAGTCCAGTCTAAACTTGCCATCTTGATACTCTATACGTAGATTGGTCGGTCCTGCTGATGTTTTTACTGAAATAGTCAGTAGATATTCTGAATGTGAACTATCCCTAACCAAGAAGGTCCCTTCGGGGGCATCCTGTAATCTCTTTTTGGCTTCAGCAACAGTCATGTTGCCCCAGTACCATCCTGtgaaaagaagagggaaagaatgGCTTTGTTTATTGCTGTTCGTTTGTTTAAAAAGCTGCTCTTGGGCTGATATACTTACAATAAtccattttctttgttatttgAAAGCTATAGTCCTGCAGGCactataaatttttatttgccattaaaattaatttgctttacaACGTGTCTTGTTTTGAAGAAGCCTTCCAGAAGCCTTTATATTCATATCAATGCATACACATGCACAAACTTTTCTGTAGCCGACCCCACGGGCAGCCCGTAAGGTAGCAGGGACGCGCCCCAGGGCTCCGCGCTGCGAGCACGCCGGGAGCCCGCAAAAATCCCGCTTGGTAACTCTGGGTAGGCTACTGTTGAAATGAGCTTTGTCAAGCAATCGGAAGCAGAGACgggtaagaaaaaaacttcGGCGGTGGGGTTGCGGTCCTAGCGGGGAAGTGAAGAAGACAAAAGCTCTTCCCTCCGCCCGCCGCCAACCCCGGCGTCCTGCGGAGCCGGGCGAGCCGCCGCTACGCCGGCGAGAAGAGCGCAGGTACACGCGTCAGAGAAGGATGCGGCGGCGCCGCCGCCAGCTCCCCACGCCGCGGCCGCTTCAGCCGGCGGCATCCCCCGGCCCTGACCCAGCCGGCCATCCCGGGCTGTCTCCGGGGCGCGGCGCTGCCGGAGCGGGCGGTGCTTTCGCTTCGGTCGCCGCAGCCCGCGGAAGGTCGGAGCCGCCGCCCCTCACCGCCGCGGGGCCGCGACCCCGCAGCGTCCGGCGGCGACGGCAAGCGGCGACCCGCCGAGCGCTTCCCTTCTGGCACAGGCGGGCCTCCCCGCCGCGCCACTCCGCCTCCCCCGGGACCGCGGCACGGCGGGCAGCGGCGAGCCGGGCGCCCTGGCGAGAGCCGCCGCTGCCCCGGGCGCTCCCCCCTTCCCGACCAGGCGCCCGAGCTTACCTGCCCGCCGCAGCTCCTCCATAGCCGTGGCTAGCTGCGCCGCCTCACGGGACTCCTCGGCAACAGGGGCCGCCGCCCCGGGATGCCCCCAGTGCTCCCCGGAGCCCTCCGCGCTCTCCAAGGACCCGGCGGAGCGCAGGGTCATGGGGGGCGGCGGCGTCGGGCGCGGCCCCGCTCGCACACAGGTCGGGGGCTGCTCACGGGGAGAGCGCTCCGCTTCGCCGCCGCCTCCGCGGTGCTTAGCGCAGCGCGGGGTGCATGGCCCCGGCCCGGGCACCGCCTGcgaaaggagagagagagcgTGGTTAGCGGCGAGCCCCGCGAGAGGCGCTCCCGACGCAGCCCGTGCGTTCCTGGCGCTCCCGCTTCGGAACTTCCCAGTATCCAGAGGCGAGAGATCACCTCCCGGCGGAGCGGGGGAGGGACAtctcctccccccagctccGCAGCCCAGCCTGTCCCCGGTCCTGTCGGCCGCCCGCGAAGGTGGTCTCGGACGAACCCGGTGATACACCGTTCCCTCGGCCGGGGTAGGCGAGCCCTACCAGTAGCGCGGCGGGAGAAGGGAGGACGGGGACgtttggggagggaggaggtcGTCGGGAAGAGCCAAGCACGTAAAGGTGTGAACGTGTGGGGAAAGGGAGGGTAAGCAGAAAACGAGGCAGGTTACGGCCCCGGTGCTGCACGCTGCAGTGCTTAGGAACGACGCGGTACTCCTTTCAGCAAGGTCATTGTGAAGTTGTACCTCGAGGAAAGTAAGCCCGAGGAAAAGGGGTCCCGGAGTGGCAACGAGCCTCTCCTTGGGCAGCGGCGCGTCCTGGGGGCCGCGGGGCGGATGCGCGGGCAGCGCCGGCTCCCGCGGCTCGCTGGCCGCCTGGGTACGGGGAAGGGGCAGCGCGGTGGAGGACGCGATATATTTAGCGCAGGGCAGGAAATGTGCTTTTCCCGTTCCATTAAATGCtgatacaacagaaaaaaaaaaaaatctttccgCTCAGCTGAAGCGAACGAGAGGGACAAAAAgagcttctctctctctctcccaccGCCATGGCGGGAGCGACACGAAGCCGGATAGAACCTACGAGGGGCAGCTCAGCCAGTTTGGCCGGGGTCGGGGAAGGGGTTCTCGGGGAAGGAGCCTCGCCGATGCTTGCGGACTCCGGGAGAGTCTCTCCCTTCAGGTGCgcagcagctgccaggtgagGGGTTATGCCGAGATGGCTCCTCCCGTCACAAGTTCCGCGGCGGAGCTCAGAAACTTCCAAATTCAACTTTATTGGCAGCTGTTAGGCTGCTGTGCCGGATTTCTATCGCAACACATGCAGGCACAATCCCGACAAAGCCAAATCCCCGTCCTCTTCTCCCCCGCGCACGACCTCTTTCCGCCGGCTCGGTGGCCCGGCGCAGGTGCGCCTGTCATCGAAGCGCTTGCAGGGCCGCCGGCCGGAGGGTGCCGGCCGCCAGCGCAGGTGGGAGCAGCCTTACCGCGAGTGCCCTTGCGCAACCCCTTGTGAAGGGGAAACGTCGGGAGCTCCTGGCCACCAAGTGCCGCCGCCCGCGGGAGCTTGGCGGGGACGGAGGGTTTGCGAGCCGGTGGCAGCTAGCTGCGGCAGTTCGTCCCCGGCAGGGACGAGGAGCGCAGGGGTAACCCGCCCCCGGCTTCAGGGGAGCCTCCAGCCCGCCTGTCGGCTGCTCCAGGACGGAGAAGAGGCAGGGCACCGGACGCAGGGGCGGGGGGAGGACGACAGGACTCACCCGGCCTCTGCGGGACGGGTCTGgggccgccgctgccgccgcctgGAGGTGGGGCGATCAGGTTGTTCTTGCTCCCGGCAGCTTTAGGGGGCCGGCGAGGCACAGCACCCGCCGCCGTGAAGAAGCGTCGGGGCTGCGCTCAGGCAGACAAGAGAGGCTGCCGCTGCCGGAGGAGGACGGTGCTCCTAGGGAAACAacaccctctgctccccccctctCCGCGGCGCGGGCGGTCTGTTCGCCTTTGATTGCGAGGCGAGGGCATCCTCCCCCCGccgcctccctccctctccctccccccccctcgcccccccccccttcccgggATGGCTACATACAAAGGCTGCTTTCCAGGAACTTTCCAGGAACCGCATCATGTGACAGGACCCGCTCCGGCGCCTCCACCGCGATCGCGGCCAGCCGGAGCCGACGCACCGAGCCGCCGCCCCTGTCACGCCGGGGCAGCGGTCGCCTAACCCTCCCCCGCAGCTCCCttacccccccctcccttccgCCCCCCCCCCAATCTCCGCCCGCGGGGGACGCGGGGCGAGCAGGTCAGTGGCCGGGGGCTGCGGAGGTACCGGCGCGCCGCCGGCCGTTGGAGCCCGCCGCAGGACTCCCAACGGCCGCCCGCGCGCGGGCCGCGCGGCACCTCCTGAGGTAACGGGGCGAACGCGGaacctcccccccacccccgatcccccctcccttccctccgCGGCGGAGCGGGGTGAGGGGGGGCCGGCCGGCCTGCCCGGCCCCGGCAGCCGCGGGCACCTGAGCGTGGCTGCGGGGTCCGCCCTCAGGGCCCGGGAGCGCGTCAAGGGACGGTGCCAGGAGCGCCGTGCCAGGGACTTGCGGCGGCCGAAGCTCCTGGGACACCCCACCCTGGTCTCCACCCCCCTTCACCCTCCGGCGCTAAATACCTCGTTGCTACAAACAGCCATTACCCGCCGATGCGCGCGCcgctcctctcccccctccccccccacgcgaatttttctttttattttttatttttattttttaataaacccGGAGCTCTTcgggttcttttttttttttcggcgCGAAGATGATTGATAGCGCCGCGGGTGCTGCTCGGTAACCAGCCACCTTTTGCCGGGGCGACCTCGAGCCGACGttagaaaggggaaaaaaaaaaaaaaaaaaaaagcgaggaaagaaacaaaggggaaacaaagcaaaagtaGCAATATTAGTCTcatccctgcccctggcagcaGGTCAGGGCTCCCTGCAAATTCCACGGCGGTGTTTGGGAGGGAGTATTTTTTCgggatgggagggagaagggtTAAAgggtgtatttttaaagttcttaaaaaatattaaaataatacaaaataatatCGGGGGCgtaggggggagggagggagcctTTGTTATCAGAGATAAATGAGTATCTCTTAGGCTGGGGAAGCGGGGCTGCACTACCACGCCAAACTCCCTGCACAGAGAAAGCTCTCACAGGGACACTCCTTGACTTGGGTCTTACACCCCAGTAACTCCTGAAAGTCAACATTTCTTTtcgaaaagaaaaaaaaaaaatttttttaaaagtccgTGAAGGACAGAGGACAAATCCTGAAGGCTTTTGTAGAAGCTATTACTTCTAATTTTTAAGCATTAGGGGGTGAGTAAAGAAATATTAGAGTTAATAGTTGCTGTGTTTAGTTGTTAAGCAGAttcttctgaggaaaaaaatacctactTTCTTAAGTGAATTGGTCAGTATGGTTTCATCCACTTGTAATGCTTGAGTGCTTTTGAATTTAATGTAGTCACTTTATGGAGAAAAGGTGGTTTTAATCACTGGCAGCACCGCAGATTTAAAATGAGGTCTGAGGAACAAACGTGGGCTTTCTTTCTTAAGCATTGTCAGATATGGTTTAAAGCAATTTAGGTCTTGAAGTCATTCTTGTTCCTGTTTTCACCCGTGCCGTTCAGATAGCTTCAGATTCAGCCTCTGTTGACTCTTGTGGAATTC from Heliangelus exortis chromosome 1, bHelExo1.hap1, whole genome shotgun sequence harbors:
- the SOCS2 gene encoding suppressor of cytokine signaling 2 isoform X2, with translation MTLRSAGSLESAEGSGEHWGHPGAAAPVAEESREAAQLATAMEELRRAGWYWGNMTVAEAKKRLQDAPEGTFLVRDSSHSEYLLTISVKTSAGPTNLRIEYQDGKFRLDSITCVRSRLKQFNSVVHLIEYYVLMCKDRTETPSNGTVHLYLNKPLYTSAPSLQHYCRITINKCTNQVWELPLPTRLKEYLKEYQYQV
- the SOCS2 gene encoding suppressor of cytokine signaling 2 isoform X1 is translated as MMRFLESSWKAAFAVPGPGPCTPRCAKHRGGGGEAERSPREQPPTCVRAGPRPTPPPPMTLRSAGSLESAEGSGEHWGHPGAAAPVAEESREAAQLATAMEELRRAGWYWGNMTVAEAKKRLQDAPEGTFLVRDSSHSEYLLTISVKTSAGPTNLRIEYQDGKFRLDSITCVRSRLKQFNSVVHLIEYYVLMCKDRTETPSNGTVHLYLNKPLYTSAPSLQHYCRITINKCTNQVWELPLPTRLKEYLKEYQYQV